The DNA sequence CCCGATCCAGACGCTGCAGGGGCGAATCGCGCAGACCAGCTCCGTCCAGATCGCCCTGACGAGCTTCTCGACGCGGCTCAACGCGCTCAAGAACTTCGGCACCGACCTTCGCAAGCCCAGCACCTTCGAGGCGGTCACCGCTGCCAGCACGAACGAGCAGGTCGTCGGCGTCTCGGCCTCAATCGGCGCGCCAGAAGGCCGGTACGCCGTCAACGTCCGCTCGCTGGTGCAGACCCAGCAGTCGATCACCAGCGGCTTCGCGAGCCGCGACTCGGTGCTCACGGCCGGCACGTTGACGCTGGAGGTCGGCGACAACTCGCTGCTCCGCGAGACGCAGCTTTCGGAGCTCAACGACGGCCTAGGCGTCACGCCGGGCAAGTTCCGCGTGACCGACCGCGCGGGCAACGCGACGATCTTCGACACCGCTCAGTACGCCACGCTCGACGACCTGGCCGACGCGATCAACTTTGACCTCGAGATTGACGTGACCGCCGACGTCGAGCGCGGGGCGCTGGTCCTGCGCGACCAGACCGGCGGCTCAGGAACCCTCCGAGTCCGCGACCTCGGCGACGGCACCGCAGCGGCCGATCTCGGCATCACCGAAGAGACCCGCAGCTCTGCCACCAGCTCCGAAATCGTCGGCGGCGGTGGAAAGTCGCTGACCGTCACGGACGGCGAGGTCGTCAACGCCGCAAGGGCACTGGACATCACCACGCTTAACGGCGGCAGCCCCTGGCCGGACGGGCCGGCGGAAGAGCTGAACGTCGAGCTGCGTGACGGCTCGACCTTCGACGTCTTTACCGGCAGCGTCTCCACCATCGGCGACCTCGTCGACGCGTTCAACTCCGCAGCCGGCGGACGCGCGGTCATGTCGCTCAACGCCGACACCGGCCAAATCGTCATCGACGACCAGACAACCGGCGTCGGCCAGTTCGAGATCAGCAATGCCAACTCGGCCAACGTCGCAACGCTGCTCGGCATCGATCAGCAACTCGCCGTCGGCCAGTCCACGATCACGGCCACCAACGTCGCCTTCGACGGCGCGGCCATCCGGACCGATCTGCTCGCGACCAAGGTCGACGCTCTGGACGACCCGAACCGCGCGGGCAGCGCCCTGACGGGCGGTCTGCGTGGCGGAGCCGGCATCTCCGCGGGCACGTTCACGATCACGGATCGCGACGGCAACTCCGCCTCAATCGACGCGACCACGCCGTGGCTCGACGACATCCTCGAAGACATCAATGAGAGCGGCATCGGCGTCAACGCCCGACTCAACGACGCCGGCACCGGCATCGTCCTGGAAGACACGACAGGCGGCACCGGAACGCTCACGATCGCCGACACGTCTGGCACCGCCGCCGCCGATTTGAACATCGCCGGCTCGTACGTCGTCGCGGACGGCAATGTCGTCGACAGCGGCAACCTGCAGCAGGCCTTCGTCGACGAGACCGCCCTCCTGGCGACCTACGACCTCGGCGACGACATCGGCACCGGCACCATCCAGTTCACCGACTCGGCCGGCGCGACCGCGGACCTTGACCTCTCCGTCGGCATCTTCGAAGACCTGGGCGACGTCATCGACGCCGTCAACGGCCTGGGCATCGGCATCTCGGCTCGGCTCAACGACAACGGTGACGGCCTGCTCATCGAAGACACCGCCGGCGGCACCGGACCGCTGGTCATCGAGGACAGCGAAGGCACGTCGGCCGAGGCACTGCGGATCGCGGGCAGCTTCGACGCAGGTCAGGCGGACGGCTCCTTCGAAGTCAAGATCGAAGTCGAGGCTGGCGACACGCTCGAAGACGTTCGCGACAAAATCAACCAGCTCGGCTACGGCGTGCGGGCCGAACTCGTCAGCGACGGCGACCCCGACAACCCGTGGCGGCTCTCTCTGACCGCACGCGACAGCGGCACGGCCGGCGCGTTCAGCTTCGACGGCGGCGACACCGGACTGAGTGCGCGTTCGATCGTCGAAGCCAGCGACGCCGTCGTCTTCGTCGGCGGCGGTGACGGCCAGCCACCTCTGACGGTCACTTCGACCTCAAACACGATCGAAAACGTCCTGCCGGGCGTCACGCTCGACCTTCGTTCCACCACGGCCGGCGAGAGCGTCGAGATCAGCGTCGTTTCCGATCAGGACGGGCTCCTCGAAGACGTCAATGGCATGATCACCGCGTTCAACGCGCTTCGCGACGAGATCGACGAGAACTCCGGCTACAACGAGGAGACTGACCAACGCGGCCGCCTCCTCGGCGAGCCGAGCGTCAGCAGGGCCGAAGCGGTCGTCTATGGCCTGGTCAGTCGCGTCTACAACCCGGGCGAGGCGCAGTACCGCATCCTCGCCGACGTCGGCATTCGGCTCGGCGAAGGGGCGAAGCTCGAGCTGGACGAAGAGAAGTTCCGAGCGGCTTTGGCAGACGATCCCGACGCGGTCGCGAGCCTGTTCACAGCCACCGATGAGGACGGCGTCGGCACGGGCTTCGGCCACCAGCT is a window from the Planctomycetota bacterium genome containing:
- the fliD gene encoding flagellar filament capping protein FliD produces the protein PIQTLQGRIAQTSSVQIALTSFSTRLNALKNFGTDLRKPSTFEAVTAASTNEQVVGVSASIGAPEGRYAVNVRSLVQTQQSITSGFASRDSVLTAGTLTLEVGDNSLLRETQLSELNDGLGVTPGKFRVTDRAGNATIFDTAQYATLDDLADAINFDLEIDVTADVERGALVLRDQTGGSGTLRVRDLGDGTAAADLGITEETRSSATSSEIVGGGGKSLTVTDGEVVNAARALDITTLNGGSPWPDGPAEELNVELRDGSTFDVFTGSVSTIGDLVDAFNSAAGGRAVMSLNADTGQIVIDDQTTGVGQFEISNANSANVATLLGIDQQLAVGQSTITATNVAFDGAAIRTDLLATKVDALDDPNRAGSALTGGLRGGAGISAGTFTITDRDGNSASIDATTPWLDDILEDINESGIGVNARLNDAGTGIVLEDTTGGTGTLTIADTSGTAAADLNIAGSYVVADGNVVDSGNLQQAFVDETALLATYDLGDDIGTGTIQFTDSAGATADLDLSVGIFEDLGDVIDAVNGLGIGISARLNDNGDGLLIEDTAGGTGPLVIEDSEGTSAEALRIAGSFDAGQADGSFEVKIEVEAGDTLEDVRDKINQLGYGVRAELVSDGDPDNPWRLSLTARDSGTAGAFSFDGGDTGLSARSIVEASDAVVFVGGGDGQPPLTVTSTSNTIENVLPGVTLDLRSTTAGESVEISVVSDQDGLLEDVNGMITAFNALRDEIDENSGYNEETDQRGRLLGEPSVSRAEAVVYGLVSRVYNPGEAQYRILADVGIRLGEGAKLELDEEKFRAALADDPDAVASLFTATDEDGVGTGFGHQLQNAIGELTDPVDGTVTRAGEVLEERVAAFEEQIAAIEEQVLVKEARLQQQFLDMELALGELQFQQQQLSAIPTFQPVQNNNDGN